A DNA window from Phragmites australis chromosome 11, lpPhrAust1.1, whole genome shotgun sequence contains the following coding sequences:
- the LOC133885646 gene encoding uncharacterized protein LOC133885646, with translation MSDWGPVVIAVVLFVLLSPGLLIQLPGRHHFVEFGNLHTSAVSILVHTIIYFALITLFVIVVGVHITTD, from the coding sequence ATGTCTGACTGGGGCCCCGTGGTGATCGCGGTGGTGCTGTTCGTGCTCCTCTCGCCGGGGCTGCTCATCCAGCTCCCGGGGCGCCACCACTTCGTCGAGTTCGGCAACCTGCACACCAGCGCCGTGTCCATCCTCGTCCACACCATCATCTACTTCGCGCTCATCACCCtcttcgtcatcgtcgtcggagTACACATCACCACCGACTAG